A genomic segment from Legionella quinlivanii encodes:
- a CDS encoding alpha/beta hydrolase, translated as MRVKLFTWLKPLIKLICLSLLILLGLRIFELQRGPALELWHTYVPKEKQAKELDKLGWPQYIDIENSLFDAVRTEVTEKLTSKQRIPGNRYFSGSPVYPEKFSTDWNRSYILDPQGPAVGAVVLLHGLTDSPYSLRHIARRYVAHGYVAIAIRLPAHGTVPAALTDVKWEDWLAATRLAVREARRRIGPSQPLHLVGFSNGGALALKYALDSLENKELTKPDRIILISPMIGITRFARFAGFAALPAILPPFAKAAWLTILPEFNPFKYNSFPVNAASQSHRLTTVLQQQITRLANEGRLVELPPVLTFQSVMDFTVSTRAIIRSFYANLPANGSELVLFDLNRASKLGLLLRPSADTAVERLLNAPPRNYRSVIITNANNDSVDVVERVTNAGTVNERIFPLGLTYPRDVYSLSHVAIPFPMNDSLYGLFPDSMDYGVQLGTIASHGERQVLIVSLDSILRLSSNPFFPYMIQRIEEQLSKRS; from the coding sequence ATGAGAGTCAAATTATTTACATGGTTAAAACCACTAATCAAGCTTATCTGTTTAAGTCTTTTAATTTTACTTGGATTAAGGATATTTGAGTTACAGCGAGGCCCTGCATTAGAGCTATGGCATACTTATGTTCCAAAGGAGAAGCAGGCTAAAGAACTGGATAAGCTTGGCTGGCCACAATACATCGACATAGAAAATTCTCTTTTTGATGCTGTGCGCACTGAGGTAACTGAAAAATTAACTAGCAAGCAGCGCATTCCAGGTAATCGATATTTCTCCGGCAGCCCGGTTTATCCTGAAAAATTTTCTACTGACTGGAATCGTTCCTATATACTTGATCCCCAGGGTCCAGCTGTCGGCGCTGTAGTCTTATTACATGGGTTGACGGACTCTCCTTATAGCTTGCGCCATATCGCCAGACGATATGTTGCTCATGGTTACGTGGCAATCGCGATTAGATTACCAGCCCATGGCACAGTACCGGCTGCCTTAACTGATGTGAAATGGGAAGACTGGTTGGCGGCAACCCGGCTAGCAGTACGTGAAGCACGAAGACGCATAGGCCCGTCGCAACCTCTGCATCTTGTTGGTTTTTCAAATGGGGGTGCACTGGCATTAAAATATGCTCTTGATTCTCTTGAAAATAAAGAATTAACCAAGCCAGACAGGATTATATTAATTTCACCCATGATTGGAATTACACGCTTCGCACGTTTTGCGGGCTTTGCTGCCTTGCCAGCGATATTACCACCCTTTGCAAAAGCAGCCTGGCTCACTATACTCCCTGAATTCAATCCATTTAAATACAACTCTTTTCCAGTCAATGCAGCAAGTCAGTCTCATCGTCTAACTACAGTATTGCAACAACAGATAACACGCCTTGCCAATGAAGGTCGACTAGTTGAACTCCCACCGGTATTAACCTTTCAGTCTGTAATGGATTTTACAGTCAGTACGCGAGCGATAATCCGATCTTTCTATGCTAATCTTCCTGCAAATGGCAGTGAATTAGTATTATTTGATTTGAACAGGGCATCAAAATTAGGTCTTTTATTACGTCCTTCAGCAGATACGGCAGTGGAAAGGCTTCTGAATGCTCCTCCCCGAAACTACCGCAGCGTCATTATCACGAATGCGAATAATGACAGTGTTGATGTGGTTGAACGTGTCACTAATGCTGGAACGGTTAATGAACGTATTTTTCCACTAGGATTGACTTATCCGCGTGATGTCTATTCTTTGTCGCATGTTGCAATTCCTTTTCCAATGAACGATAGTCTGTATGGTCTTTTTCCTGACTCAATGGACTATGGAGTTCAATTAGGAACCATTGCTTCGCATGGTGAACGGCAAGTGCTTATTGTCAGTCTGGATTCAATCCTTCGACTTTCATCCAATCCGTTTTTCCCCTACATGATTCAGCGGATAGAAGAGCAGCTCTCTAAGAGGAGCTAA